The DNA region CGGCCGCATGCAGGATCGGCGTACCGGCGCTCTCGGCCCAATAGGCGATGCCGACGCCGACGACGAGGATGAGCCCGATCGAAGCGATGAGGGCGCGCGCCTGACGTCGGTCGCCGATCGTGCGGCCGAAGGCGAAGATGATGGCGGTGGAAATGACCAGCATCTGCCAGATCTCAAGTGCGTTGGAGAGAGCCGTCGGGTTCTCGAACGGATGGGCGGCGTTGGCGTTGAAAAAGCCGCCGCCATTGGTGCCGAGCTGCTTGATCGCGATCTGGCTGGCGACCGGACCGAGCGCGATGGTCTGCTTCGCCCCTTCCAACGTGGTCACCGTCGTCGCGGCGTCCAGCGTTTGCGGAACACCCATCCAGACCTGGACCAGGGCGCATACGATGGCGAGCGGCAGCAGGACGTAGAGTACCGAGCGCGTCATATCGACGAAGAAATTGCCGACCGTGGGCGAACCGGAACGGGCGAAAGCGCGAACGAGCGCGACCGCGAGAGCGAGGCCCGTCGCAGCCGACAGGAAGTTCTGCACCGTCAGCCCGGCCATCTGGCTGAACAGGCTCATGGTCGTCTCGCCGCCATAGGACTGCCAGTTCGTATTGGTGACGAAGCTGACCGCCGTGTTGAAGGCGAGGTCCGGCGAGAGGCTGCCAAATCCCAGAGGGTTTAGCGGGAGCAGCCCTTGCAGCCGTAGCATCCCGTAGAGCAGCGCAAAGCCGGCGGCGTTGAAGACGAGCATCGCGACGGTGTAGCCGAGGGCGCTATGCTCACGCGAAGGGTCAACCCCCGCGAAACGATAGAGTGCCCGCTCGACGGGGCCGAGGAGCGTGGAGAGAAAGGTCGGCTCGCCTGCATAGATCCGGGCCATGAAGGCGCCGAGCGGAGATGCGGTTGCGAGCACGACGGCGAAGACGACGGCTATTTGCAGCCAGCCAAGTGCAGTCATGGCAGGTTCTTTCGGGTGAAGTGGGCGTCAGAACTTCTCGGGCCGCAGCAGGGCGGCGACGAGATAGACGGTGAGCCCGAGGGCGACGGCGGCGCCGAGGACGAGGTCCAGCATGGCTCAGGCCTTCGCCGCGAAGCGCGCATAGGCGATGAGCAGGGCGAAGCCGCCAATGCCGAGGATGAGATAGAGAATGTCCGACATGGATGAGGCCCTCCTTTGGGGATCGGCTCATCATCTAGTCGCGGATCGATAAGGGCTCGATCCGGAATGCGGGGCGAGGATGTAAAGCGCCCATAAAGAAAGGCCGCCGTCCCTGTCGGAAACGGCGGCCCTGAAGAAAGTCCCGGTCAGGCTAGTCGCGCCGGTTTTGCCGGTTGGCGATCAGGTCCTCGACGACGGCTGGGTCGGCGAGGGTGGTGATATCGCCGAGCGCCCCGAACTCGTCCTCGGCGATCTTGCGCAGGATGCGGCGCATGATCTTGCCCGATCGGGTCTTCGGCAGACCCGGTGCGAACTGGAGG from Kaistia algarum includes:
- the kdpA gene encoding potassium-transporting ATPase subunit KdpA — protein: MTALGWLQIAVVFAVVLATASPLGAFMARIYAGEPTFLSTLLGPVERALYRFAGVDPSREHSALGYTVAMLVFNAAGFALLYGMLRLQGLLPLNPLGFGSLSPDLAFNTAVSFVTNTNWQSYGGETTMSLFSQMAGLTVQNFLSAATGLALAVALVRAFARSGSPTVGNFFVDMTRSVLYVLLPLAIVCALVQVWMGVPQTLDAATTVTTLEGAKQTIALGPVASQIAIKQLGTNGGGFFNANAAHPFENPTALSNALEIWQMLVISTAIIFAFGRTIGDRRQARALIASIGLILVVGVGIAYWAESAGTPILHAAGIDPAGGNMEGKEVRFGQAASALFATVTTGLSDGGVNAMHGSFTPIGGLVPMFMIQLGEILPGGVGSGLYGLLVMAIIAVFVAGLMVGRTPEYLGKKIEAKEVKMAMLAILILPVAILGFSAVAAVLPAALAGLGNAGPHGLSEILYAYSSAAGNNGSAFGGLSANSPWWNTTLGIAMMLGRFAYIVPMMAIAGSLAGKTRLTASSGTFPTHGLLFVGLLTGVILIVGGLQFFPALALGPIAEQVQMLAGKTF